GCAGCAATCTCGTTCTTTTGGATTTGAGTCGTTCCTTCGAAGATACAAAGGATTTTCGCGTCTCTCATCAGTTTTTCAACAGGATATTCTTTAGTGTATCCGTATCCACCGTAGATCTGAACTGCATCGGTAGCTGCTTTCATTGCAGTTTCAGAGCAGTAAGCTTTAGCGATTGCAGAATACTTAGGTAAACGAGGATCTTCAGCGTCTGACATACGAGCGGAAAGATAGCAGATCTGACGTGCAGTCTCTACTCCGATAGACATGTCAGCAAGCATGTGCTGAACTGCTTGGAAGCTGGAGATCTTGGATCCGAACTGCTCTCTTTGACGAGCATATTTAGAAGCGTGATCTAAAGCAGCTTGAGCAACACCTACTCCCATCGCAGCAACGTATGGACGAGATGCGTTCAGAGTTTGAAGAGCGTAGATAAATCCGAGGTTTTCTTTTCCGATCATGTTTACTTCTTCTACTGCGCAATCTTCGAAGATGATCTGACGAGTGTCGGATGCACGAATTCCTAGTTTGTCTTCTTTTTTACCAACGATCAAACCTGGAGTGTCGCGTTTTACGTAGAAGCAGGAAACTCCACGAGTTCCACGGCCTTTATCGGTATAAGCGAAAACGGTATACGCTCCTGCGCTACCACCACCGGTGATCCATTGTTTCGTTCCGTTGATGACCCATTTGTCGCCTTTTTTAACTGCGGTAGTGCTCATTCCCGGAACGTCGGAACCTGCTCCAGGCTCGGAAAGACAGAAGGAAACTCCGTACTCTCCGTCGATTACAGGTTGAAGCCATTTCTTCTTTTGTTCGTGGCTTGCACCTTTCATGATAGGAAGAATTCCCAAACCGGTGTATCCAAAGCAAAGGCTGATTCCGAGGCATCCTCTAGAAAGCTCTTCAGTTACAAGGCACTGCTCTATAGATCCAAGTCCCCATCCACCGTATTCTTCGGGGATAGTGAGCCCATTGACCCCTAGCTCGGTTC
This genomic window from Leptospira semungkisensis contains:
- a CDS encoding acyl-CoA dehydrogenase family protein; the encoded protein is MYQELTEQQIEIRDTIRAFVKKEITHEVAIHWDEENKHPEELINRMRTELGVNGLTIPEEYGGWGLGSIEQCLVTEELSRGCLGISLCFGYTGLGILPIMKGASHEQKKKWLQPVIDGEYGVSFCLSEPGAGSDVPGMSTTAVKKGDKWVINGTKQWITGGGSAGAYTVFAYTDKGRGTRGVSCFYVKRDTPGLIVGKKEDKLGIRASDTRQIIFEDCAVEEVNMIGKENLGFIYALQTLNASRPYVAAMGVGVAQAALDHASKYARQREQFGSKISSFQAVQHMLADMSIGVETARQICYLSARMSDAEDPRLPKYSAIAKAYCSETAMKAATDAVQIYGGYGYTKEYPVEKLMRDAKILCIFEGTTQIQKNEIAAYVIREAASAK